A stretch of Deltaproteobacteria bacterium DNA encodes these proteins:
- a CDS encoding PilZ domain-containing protein, whose translation MTEQEQDRRKSSRFDKAFAVYLTGDTGLARGIARNISDGGMFIETREPFRLGSRIWVTFTDDCTGSELSALAEVRYQCFLTYAGPPGQNALRGMGVRFVSFDAKDADLGLSGQREVVMQ comes from the coding sequence GTGACCGAGCAGGAGCAAGACCGTCGCAAGTCGTCGCGGTTCGACAAGGCCTTCGCGGTGTACCTCACCGGCGATACGGGATTGGCCCGGGGCATCGCCCGAAACATCTCCGATGGCGGCATGTTCATCGAGACGCGGGAGCCCTTCCGGCTCGGCAGCCGCATCTGGGTGACCTTCACCGACGACTGCACGGGCTCTGAGCTCTCCGCGCTCGCGGAGGTCCGCTACCAGTGCTTCCTGACGTATGCGGGGCCGCCCGGACAGAACGCGCTGCGCGGCATGGGCGTGCGCTTCGTGTCCTTTGACGCGAAGGACGCCGACCTGGGCCTCTCCGGCCAGCGCGAAGTGGTGATGCAGTAG
- a CDS encoding Glu/Leu/Phe/Val dehydrogenase gives MRVPNSSQKRTIYTESMEVFHKAADLIGLDKRVRLELEEPDYEHIFYVTAMLKDRLVPLDKDEQQKYKDLPDSVLRNPAGMEPLADGSLILRGRALLGSDVTLRDGVIRLPGKGLHRLTPGQAKRFKAYRIQHNAARGPYKGGIRYHKDVSLDLFKSLASEMTWKTAISDVPFGGGKGGIKLDPRQYGKEELQDITLRYMYKLKNLVGPNVDIPAPDVGTNGEIMALMMRQFSDGERERHIARAVVTGKDVRIGGSEGRVKATGQGVAYCVEEWFADRGEKLTGKTFIVQGFGNVGSNGAEILGNMGAKLLAVNDSDGTIYNPNGIDIAQLIAYTYDNPQNLKKSVLGFPGAQSISKADFWEVECDFIVPAALGGEIDGNVAERLKTKMIAEGANGPTTPDGDRVLHGRKIDIIPDIIANAGGVTVSYYEWIQNKRMEHWTEQEVNARLERAIKSNYAIIRDIARNKPRKTDWHDSRRYVIGKEIDPRAAAMVLALKRIEAHYLLEGFSQ, from the coding sequence ATGCGCGTCCCGAACTCGTCGCAGAAGCGCACCATCTACACCGAGTCGATGGAGGTCTTTCACAAGGCGGCCGACCTCATCGGGCTGGACAAGCGCGTGCGGCTGGAGCTCGAGGAGCCGGACTACGAGCACATCTTCTACGTCACGGCGATGCTCAAGGACCGCCTGGTGCCGCTCGATAAGGACGAGCAGCAGAAGTACAAGGACCTGCCCGACAGCGTGCTGCGCAACCCGGCGGGAATGGAGCCGCTCGCCGACGGCAGCCTGATCCTCCGCGGCCGCGCCCTGCTCGGCTCGGACGTCACCTTGCGCGACGGCGTCATCCGCCTGCCGGGCAAGGGCCTGCACCGCCTCACGCCGGGCCAGGCCAAGCGCTTCAAGGCCTACCGCATCCAGCACAACGCGGCCCGCGGCCCGTACAAGGGCGGCATCCGCTACCACAAGGACGTCTCGCTCGACCTCTTCAAGAGCCTGGCCTCGGAGATGACCTGGAAGACGGCCATCAGCGACGTCCCGTTTGGCGGCGGCAAGGGCGGCATCAAGCTCGACCCGCGCCAGTACGGCAAGGAAGAGCTGCAGGACATCACCCTGCGCTACATGTACAAGCTGAAGAACCTGGTCGGCCCGAACGTGGACATCCCGGCGCCGGACGTGGGCACCAACGGGGAGATCATGGCGCTCATGATGCGCCAGTTCTCCGATGGCGAGCGTGAGCGGCACATCGCCCGCGCGGTCGTGACCGGCAAGGACGTGCGCATCGGCGGCTCCGAGGGCCGCGTGAAGGCCACCGGCCAGGGCGTCGCCTACTGCGTGGAGGAGTGGTTCGCCGATCGCGGTGAGAAGCTCACCGGCAAGACCTTCATCGTCCAGGGCTTCGGCAACGTGGGCTCCAACGGCGCCGAGATCCTCGGGAACATGGGCGCCAAGCTGCTCGCCGTGAACGACAGCGACGGCACCATCTACAACCCCAACGGCATCGACATCGCCCAGCTCATTGCCTACACGTACGACAACCCGCAGAACCTCAAGAAGAGCGTGCTCGGCTTCCCCGGCGCGCAGTCGATCAGCAAGGCCGACTTCTGGGAGGTCGAGTGCGACTTCATCGTCCCTGCGGCGCTGGGCGGTGAGATCGACGGCAACGTGGCCGAGCGGCTCAAGACCAAGATGATCGCCGAGGGCGCCAACGGCCCCACCACCCCGGACGGCGACCGCGTGCTCCACGGCCGCAAGATCGACATCATCCCGGACATCATCGCCAACGCGGGCGGCGTGACCGTCAGCTACTACGAGTGGATCCAGAACAAGCGCATGGAGCACTGGACCGAGCAGGAAGTGAACGCCCGGCTGGAGCGCGCCATCAAGAGCAACTACGCCATTATCCGCGACATCGCCCGCAACAAGCCGCGCAAGACCGACTGGCACGACTCCCGCCGTTACGTCATCGGCAAGGAGATCGATCCCCGCGCGGCCGCGATGGTGCTCGCGCTCAAGCGCATCGAGGCGCACTACCTGCTCGAGGGCTTCTCGCAGTAG
- a CDS encoding carboxypeptidase regulatory-like domain-containing protein produces MSLHVRLGAVATLMLAGCGLASTNLSPSVVPAPCSSDANCSNGQVCLDVGCVSPDQNLVVQVVPPPNRDDLATEDFDHVDDSHDISLQLGAPGTLHLTSNTYPFTVSLTGTPLHLVDQPYALQPTTVSAEAHLPVSPGLYQLLATPSDPILPPIHASASILAPGGNLDLPLQFLTHDALVRIDGVLQATTGLLNQPGLSYSVQMLHADGTPASQPALASVPDGGLVAALPFSLYVAPTTSAGEQLTLSATPHGGVGPSVTFTGSLQTLQTLAMQTDGGGFSLGLARPEHVTGTVVDPSGNPVPNAQVQLLATLPGQAKFASPVVTTGADGSFVAICLHNPAPLNPGNETYQVLVIPATASALAVQQTTLPSITWASNDQVSDAGQISLTTLTQITGTVHDSQGNSVSGATVHATPTSDNVLPLQPASATTDDSGAYHLALSPGTYHFDFSPPLSVQAPSASRGPLLIGATTDHIDVQFSSARKVTGSVTALNSQGTAEGVAQATVRAYHVSPASGLTPARSSLLAVGTVLSDGTFTLVLPAPTPSNSN; encoded by the coding sequence ATGTCCCTCCACGTGAGGCTGGGCGCCGTCGCGACGTTGATGCTTGCGGGCTGCGGGCTGGCCTCGACCAACCTCAGCCCCTCGGTCGTGCCTGCGCCTTGCTCGAGCGACGCCAATTGCTCGAACGGCCAGGTCTGCCTCGACGTGGGCTGCGTCTCTCCCGACCAGAACCTGGTGGTTCAGGTGGTGCCGCCGCCCAATCGCGACGATCTCGCGACCGAGGACTTCGACCACGTCGACGACTCGCACGACATCTCGCTGCAGCTCGGCGCCCCGGGCACGCTGCACCTCACGAGCAACACCTACCCGTTCACCGTCTCGCTCACGGGCACGCCGCTGCACCTTGTCGACCAGCCCTACGCGCTGCAGCCCACCACCGTGAGCGCCGAGGCGCACCTGCCGGTCTCGCCGGGGCTGTACCAACTGCTGGCCACGCCGTCGGATCCCATCCTGCCGCCCATCCACGCGTCGGCGAGCATCCTCGCGCCGGGCGGAAACCTCGACCTGCCCCTGCAGTTCCTCACCCACGACGCGCTGGTGCGCATCGACGGCGTGCTCCAGGCCACGACGGGCCTGCTGAACCAGCCCGGGCTCAGCTACTCGGTGCAGATGCTGCACGCCGACGGCACGCCCGCGTCGCAGCCGGCGCTGGCGAGCGTGCCCGACGGCGGCCTCGTGGCGGCGCTGCCGTTCTCGCTCTACGTGGCCCCGACGACCTCGGCCGGCGAGCAGCTCACGCTCTCCGCGACGCCGCACGGCGGCGTGGGCCCGTCGGTCACCTTCACGGGAAGCCTCCAGACCCTGCAGACGCTCGCGATGCAGACCGACGGCGGCGGATTCTCGCTGGGCCTGGCGCGCCCGGAGCACGTCACGGGGACGGTCGTCGACCCCAGCGGCAACCCCGTGCCCAACGCGCAGGTTCAGCTCCTGGCGACGCTGCCCGGCCAGGCCAAGTTCGCCTCGCCGGTGGTCACCACTGGCGCCGATGGCAGCTTCGTGGCCATCTGCCTGCACAACCCCGCCCCGTTGAACCCGGGCAACGAGACCTACCAGGTGCTCGTCATCCCCGCGACGGCGAGCGCGCTCGCGGTCCAGCAGACCACGCTCCCCTCGATCACCTGGGCCTCCAACGACCAGGTGAGCGACGCGGGCCAGATCTCGCTCACGACGCTCACCCAGATCACCGGCACGGTGCACGACAGCCAGGGCAATTCCGTGAGCGGCGCCACCGTGCACGCCACGCCCACCAGCGACAACGTCCTCCCGCTCCAGCCGGCCAGCGCCACCACCGACGACTCCGGCGCGTACCACCTCGCGCTCTCTCCGGGCACCTACCACTTCGACTTCTCGCCCCCGCTGTCGGTGCAGGCGCCGTCGGCGTCGCGCGGGCCGCTGCTCATCGGCGCCACCACCGACCACATCGACGTGCAGTTCTCGAGCGCGCGCAAGGTCACCGGCAGCGTGACGGCCCTGAACAGCCAAGGCACGGCGGAGGGCGTCGCGCAGGCCACCGTTCGCGCGTACCACGTGAGCCCGGCCTCGGGCCTCACCCCGGCGCGCTCCAGCCTCCTGGCCGTGGGAACCGTGCTCAGCGACGGCACGTTCACGCTGGTGCTGCCGGCGCCGACGCCGTCGAACTCCAACTGA
- a CDS encoding sigma 54-interacting transcriptional regulator — translation MPQFTVKTHDGQTKRVPLVKRLTSVGSAVENDLALPDPSVAASAFSVLFDGTGYTASAMGGSLAINGKKRDEHRLAPGDIITVGSTELRFELEDARPPTGDKATAAEVSNAELAALRRLSGFAEQLLGKYEIESLLAALMDQVIAISHADKGFLILLEGGELHVKVARNLDQRNIEDAIARVSDSIVARVVESKKPLIVADALNDEKFKASESVVNLKLCSVMCAPLADKGELFGLIYVGNDRVVSRFDQRSLEMLTVFAAQASLLVKNAMLVNDLKLESAGLKKQLEEISYGEIIGACVGMKDVYKRIDKVATTDISVLITGETGTGKELIARELHRRSPRVKGPFITINCGAIPESLLESELFGHVKGAFTGAIATRAGKFQAAHGGTLFLDEIGEMPTALQVKILRALQERVVVKVGDTRAEPVDIRVVAATNKILEDEIKKGAFREDLYYRLNVVNLKLPPLRERGDDIAVIAKFFMGKYAKEFNSRAKGFSPAALTALRKYAWPGNVRELENRVKKGAVLAERPLLGPEDLELRPENLDPVMPLAQAKEEFQKRYINEVLERNAGNRTKTAKDLGVDPRTIFRHLEKLEAERTGQPLPPDDGPADP, via the coding sequence ATGCCGCAATTCACCGTGAAGACGCACGATGGCCAGACCAAGCGGGTTCCGCTCGTGAAGCGGCTGACCAGCGTGGGCAGCGCCGTCGAGAATGACCTCGCCCTGCCCGACCCGTCCGTGGCCGCGAGCGCCTTCAGCGTGCTCTTCGACGGCACCGGCTACACCGCCTCGGCCATGGGCGGCTCGCTCGCCATCAACGGCAAGAAGCGCGACGAGCACCGCCTCGCGCCGGGCGACATCATCACCGTGGGCTCGACCGAGCTGCGTTTCGAGCTCGAGGACGCGCGCCCGCCCACGGGCGACAAGGCCACCGCGGCCGAGGTCTCCAACGCCGAGCTCGCGGCGCTGCGTCGGCTCTCGGGTTTCGCGGAGCAGCTGCTCGGCAAGTACGAGATCGAGTCGCTGCTCGCGGCGCTGATGGATCAGGTCATCGCCATCAGCCACGCGGACAAGGGCTTCCTCATCTTGCTCGAGGGCGGCGAGCTGCACGTGAAGGTCGCGCGCAACCTCGATCAGCGAAACATCGAGGACGCCATCGCGCGCGTGTCGGACTCGATCGTCGCGCGCGTGGTCGAGAGCAAGAAGCCGCTGATCGTGGCCGACGCGCTCAACGACGAGAAGTTCAAGGCCAGCGAGAGCGTGGTGAACTTGAAGCTCTGCTCGGTGATGTGCGCGCCCCTCGCGGACAAGGGCGAGCTCTTTGGCCTCATCTACGTCGGCAACGACCGCGTGGTGAGCCGCTTCGATCAGCGCTCGCTGGAGATGCTCACCGTCTTCGCCGCGCAGGCTTCGCTGCTGGTGAAGAACGCGATGCTGGTGAACGACCTCAAGCTCGAGAGCGCCGGCCTCAAGAAGCAGCTCGAGGAGATCAGCTACGGCGAGATCATCGGCGCGTGCGTGGGCATGAAGGACGTCTACAAGCGCATCGACAAGGTGGCCACCACCGACATCTCCGTGCTCATCACCGGCGAGACCGGCACGGGCAAAGAGCTCATCGCCCGCGAGCTGCACCGACGCTCGCCGCGCGTAAAGGGCCCGTTCATCACCATCAACTGCGGCGCGATTCCGGAGTCGCTGCTCGAGAGCGAGCTCTTCGGCCACGTGAAGGGCGCGTTCACCGGCGCGATCGCCACGCGCGCCGGCAAGTTCCAGGCGGCGCACGGCGGCACGCTCTTCCTCGACGAGATTGGCGAGATGCCGACCGCGCTCCAGGTGAAGATCCTGCGCGCGCTGCAAGAGCGCGTGGTGGTGAAGGTCGGCGACACGCGAGCCGAGCCGGTGGACATCCGCGTGGTGGCCGCGACCAACAAGATCCTCGAGGACGAGATCAAGAAAGGCGCGTTCCGCGAGGACCTCTACTACCGACTCAACGTGGTGAATTTGAAATTGCCCCCGCTCCGCGAGCGCGGCGACGACATCGCCGTCATCGCCAAGTTCTTCATGGGCAAGTACGCCAAGGAGTTCAACTCGCGCGCAAAGGGTTTCTCGCCCGCGGCGCTCACCGCGCTGCGCAAGTACGCCTGGCCCGGCAACGTGCGCGAGCTCGAAAACCGGGTGAAGAAGGGCGCGGTGCTCGCCGAGCGCCCGCTGCTTGGTCCCGAGGACCTCGAGCTCCGCCCCGAGAACCTCGACCCGGTCATGCCGCTCGCTCAAGCAAAGGAAGAGTTCCAGAAGCGCTACATCAACGAGGTGCTCGAGCGGAATGCGGGCAACCGCACCAAGACCGCCAAAGACCTCGGCGTGGACCCGCGCACCATCTTCCGGCACCTCGAGAAGCTCGAGGCCGAACGCACCGGCCAGCCCCTCCCACCCGATGACGGTCCTGCGGACCCCTAG
- a CDS encoding serine/threonine protein kinase produces the protein MVGRQLSRYRIVEEVGSGGMAVVYRGLDTSLDREVAVKVLHPHLAGKEESRKRFSREAQAVAKLHHPNILEIYDFSGAETAESFIITEFIRGQTLRQLAEKHPFKPPEVAAMAVHELANALEHAHAIGVIHRDIKPENVMIRDDGCLKLTDFGIAKILDRDEKMTLTGALVGSPAHMAPEIIEGDEAGPEADIFSLGTILYWLCVGKLPFFAANTTATLKKILDCDYEDPRIANAQVSDALAEVIAKCLAREPKARFATAGALRDALAALLKEAGIERPAEDLALFFADPEGGSRKLTTRIVEKRLEYARAQVSSGSPVRAMSALGQVLALEPGHPEALKLLDSLKRRARNRKRLAVVLSALGGVVVICGGAWAGVKAWNARPKPLPVVAQPEIAPPPVAEAPKPAPPPAPEPQPKVELASLAPDPSKTHAIARHDAAVKRPLKPGSVLIVPRPYADIFIDDNKVQTGAVQFLAELAAGKHRVRLEHAGTAPESIDVNVPEGGRAPDVRVRLQPLPGKLRVQNAQNAGVIIDGKLMGTAEMSLQNAFVVPMPQDANGQPAYHTNVKVTLTKPGFKDVTVPRTLQAGETVTLSQELEPQ, from the coding sequence ATGGTCGGCCGGCAGCTCTCGCGCTACCGAATTGTCGAGGAGGTGGGCTCCGGCGGAATGGCCGTGGTCTACCGCGGCCTCGACACGTCGCTCGATCGCGAAGTGGCCGTCAAAGTCCTGCACCCGCACCTCGCGGGCAAAGAAGAATCTCGAAAGCGCTTCTCGCGCGAGGCCCAAGCGGTCGCCAAGCTGCACCACCCCAACATCCTCGAGATCTACGACTTCAGCGGCGCGGAGACGGCCGAGTCGTTCATCATCACCGAGTTCATCCGCGGGCAGACGCTGCGCCAGCTCGCGGAGAAGCATCCGTTCAAGCCGCCCGAGGTCGCGGCCATGGCGGTGCACGAGCTGGCCAACGCGCTCGAGCACGCGCACGCCATCGGCGTCATCCACCGGGACATCAAGCCCGAGAACGTGATGATCCGCGACGACGGCTGCCTCAAGCTCACCGACTTCGGCATCGCCAAGATCCTCGACCGCGACGAGAAGATGACCCTCACCGGCGCGCTCGTCGGCTCGCCCGCGCACATGGCGCCCGAGATCATCGAGGGCGACGAGGCCGGCCCCGAGGCCGACATCTTCTCGCTCGGGACCATCCTCTACTGGCTCTGTGTGGGAAAGCTGCCCTTCTTCGCCGCGAACACGACTGCCACGCTCAAGAAGATCCTCGACTGCGACTACGAAGATCCGCGCATCGCCAACGCGCAGGTCTCCGACGCCCTCGCCGAGGTGATCGCCAAGTGCCTCGCGCGCGAGCCCAAGGCGCGCTTCGCCACCGCCGGCGCGCTCCGCGACGCGCTCGCTGCGCTCTTGAAGGAGGCCGGCATCGAGCGGCCCGCGGAGGATCTTGCGCTCTTCTTCGCCGATCCCGAGGGCGGCTCGCGCAAGCTGACGACTCGAATCGTCGAGAAGCGGCTGGAGTACGCGCGCGCGCAGGTGTCGAGCGGGAGCCCGGTGCGCGCGATGTCGGCGCTGGGCCAGGTGCTCGCCCTCGAACCGGGTCATCCCGAAGCGCTCAAGCTGCTCGACTCGCTCAAGCGTCGCGCGCGCAATCGCAAGCGGCTGGCGGTGGTGCTCAGCGCGCTCGGTGGTGTGGTCGTCATCTGTGGTGGCGCGTGGGCGGGCGTGAAGGCCTGGAACGCACGTCCGAAGCCGCTGCCGGTCGTGGCCCAGCCCGAGATCGCGCCGCCCCCGGTCGCCGAAGCGCCGAAGCCTGCACCGCCGCCAGCGCCCGAGCCGCAACCGAAGGTCGAGCTCGCGTCGCTCGCGCCGGATCCGTCGAAGACGCACGCCATCGCGCGACACGACGCCGCGGTGAAGCGGCCGCTCAAGCCGGGCTCGGTGCTCATCGTGCCGCGGCCGTACGCCGACATCTTCATCGACGACAACAAGGTCCAGACGGGCGCAGTGCAGTTCCTCGCCGAGCTCGCAGCGGGCAAGCACCGGGTGCGCCTCGAGCACGCGGGCACCGCGCCCGAGTCCATCGACGTGAACGTGCCCGAAGGCGGCCGCGCGCCCGACGTGCGCGTGCGCCTGCAGCCGCTGCCTGGAAAGCTCCGCGTGCAGAACGCGCAGAACGCCGGGGTCATCATCGACGGCAAGCTGATGGGCACGGCCGAGATGAGCCTGCAGAACGCGTTCGTGGTGCCCATGCCGCAGGACGCGAACGGCCAGCCCGCGTACCACACCAACGTGAAGGTGACGCTCACCAAGCCCGGCTTCAAGGACGTCACCGTGCCGCGCACGCTCCAGGCGGGCGAGACCGTCACGTTGAGTCAGGAGCTCGAGCCGCAATGA
- a CDS encoding creatininase family protein, with translation MALHRAAELTWTEVKKLAPKSVALLPVGSTEAHGPHLPLATDVIIAEAVCARVAERLKARKLETVVFPPLAYGLTEFAKVFAGTVGLSGKEVTNTIRDAALGISQAGFAKMAVVNHHLEPAHFKAVRAGAEAARKEGAKVACPDHRRTPWAPILGPEFTHGGSHAGLYETSLVLAAAPKLVRDDIREALPAVEVDLPAAIKKGATNFHEAGGPDAYFGQPALASAAEGNRLLDVLADATLAALDELDG, from the coding sequence ATGGCCCTCCATCGCGCCGCCGAGCTCACGTGGACCGAGGTGAAGAAGCTCGCGCCCAAGTCCGTGGCGCTGCTCCCGGTCGGCTCGACGGAGGCGCACGGTCCGCACCTGCCGCTCGCGACCGACGTGATCATCGCCGAGGCCGTGTGCGCCCGCGTGGCCGAGCGGTTGAAAGCGCGCAAGCTCGAGACGGTCGTCTTTCCGCCGCTCGCGTATGGGCTCACCGAGTTCGCGAAGGTGTTCGCGGGCACCGTCGGCCTGAGCGGCAAGGAAGTGACCAACACCATTCGCGACGCCGCGCTCGGCATCTCGCAAGCCGGCTTCGCGAAAATGGCCGTGGTGAACCACCACCTCGAGCCGGCGCACTTCAAGGCGGTGCGCGCAGGTGCCGAGGCCGCGCGAAAAGAGGGCGCCAAGGTGGCCTGTCCGGACCATCGGCGCACGCCCTGGGCGCCCATCCTCGGGCCGGAGTTCACGCACGGCGGCTCGCATGCGGGGCTCTACGAGACGTCGCTGGTGCTCGCGGCGGCGCCCAAGCTGGTCCGCGACGACATTCGCGAGGCGCTTCCCGCGGTCGAAGTCGATCTGCCGGCCGCGATCAAGAAGGGCGCCACGAACTTCCACGAGGCCGGTGGACCCGACGCGTACTTTGGCCAACCCGCGCTCGCCTCCGCGGCAGAAGGCAATCGGCTCTTGGATGTGCTCGCCGACGCGACCTTGGCGGCGCTCGACGAGCTCGACGGCTGA
- a CDS encoding LysR family transcriptional regulator, whose product MQIETLKMFCDVVETGSFSQAARLCHVTQSAVSQQIRVLEERYGQKLLMRRAREAVPTPAGERLYRGCREILARFTDLELEVLECSGEVLGTCALSTIYSVGLHELQPYVKRVLATHPKINVRISYRRSGQVYEEVSTGSADLGIVAYPTAHPGVTVVPFKEDQLTLICPPGHRLAEKPRVSLRSLAGVDFIAFDRDAPTRKFIDRAFRAAGIDVRPTQELDNIETIKQAVELGLGVAIIPRATVSTEVKEGKLVTRSFADGNLSRPLAVLVRKDRSLSRAAAAMLDALTGGNGPGDLQRAS is encoded by the coding sequence ATGCAGATCGAGACGCTGAAGATGTTTTGCGACGTGGTGGAGACGGGCTCGTTCTCCCAGGCCGCGCGCTTGTGCCACGTCACCCAGAGCGCGGTGAGCCAGCAGATCCGCGTGCTCGAGGAGCGCTACGGGCAGAAGCTGCTCATGCGCCGCGCGCGCGAGGCCGTGCCCACACCGGCGGGCGAGCGCTTGTACCGCGGCTGCCGCGAGATCCTCGCGCGCTTCACCGACCTCGAGCTCGAGGTTCTGGAGTGCAGCGGCGAGGTGCTCGGCACCTGCGCGCTCTCGACCATATACTCCGTGGGCCTGCACGAGCTTCAGCCCTACGTGAAGCGCGTGCTCGCCACGCACCCGAAGATCAACGTGCGCATCTCCTATCGCCGCTCGGGCCAGGTCTACGAAGAGGTCTCCACCGGCAGCGCCGACCTGGGCATCGTGGCCTATCCCACCGCGCACCCGGGCGTGACCGTGGTGCCGTTCAAGGAAGACCAGCTCACGCTCATCTGCCCGCCCGGACACCGGCTGGCCGAGAAGCCGCGCGTCTCGCTGCGCAGCCTCGCGGGCGTGGACTTCATCGCCTTCGATCGCGACGCGCCCACGCGCAAGTTCATCGACCGCGCCTTCCGCGCCGCCGGCATCGACGTCCGCCCGACGCAGGAGCTGGACAACATCGAGACCATCAAGCAAGCGGTCGAGCTGGGCCTGGGCGTGGCGATCATTCCGCGCGCGACCGTCTCGACCGAAGTCAAAGAAGGCAAGCTGGTCACGCGCTCCTTCGCCGACGGAAATCTCAGCCGGCCGCTCGCGGTGCTGGTGCGCAAGGATCGAAGCTTGAGCCGCGCCGCTGCGGCCATGCTCGACGCGCTCACGGGCGGCAACGGCCCGGGCGATCTGCAGCGGGCCAGCTGA
- a CDS encoding GAF domain-containing protein has product MSTEAAAANKNQLARRVEKLTAILDVAKAMTAARDLNTLLALILKETSGVVDADRASIFLADRARGELWIRAAQGAEKEIRIPIGTGIAGYVAQTGQVVNIPDCYADPRFNRQVDIATGYHTRNLLCAPMRDAEGEIVGVIQALNKRDGPFTSEDEELVLVLGGQAAAALENAMLHEEIQRLFEGFVSASVVAIESRDPTTAGHSGRVASLTVNLAHALERGGVGQYANTRFTSTEIHEIRYASLLHDFGKVGVREPVLVKANKLFPHELDILESRFEVIGRTLEAESYKKRLDLVRARSLKEAEQALVDEEQNLAKQLAELEQMLAFVRECNRPTVLAQGGFERLADIRKRTIKSRAGAEVAYLSEGEITRLSIPRGSLTEDERKEIESHVVHTFRFLQQIPWTRALRRVPEIAAAHHEKLDGTGYPSALPEQKIPVQSRMMAISDIYDALTASDRPYKKAIPHEKALDILNMEAKGKKIDSELLGIFIEAEVPKKALTKT; this is encoded by the coding sequence ATGTCGACCGAAGCCGCCGCCGCCAACAAGAACCAGCTCGCGCGCCGGGTGGAGAAGCTGACGGCCATCCTCGACGTGGCCAAGGCCATGACGGCCGCGCGCGACCTGAACACGCTGCTCGCGCTGATCCTCAAGGAGACGTCGGGCGTGGTCGATGCCGATCGCGCGTCGATCTTCCTGGCCGACCGCGCGCGCGGCGAGCTGTGGATCCGCGCGGCGCAAGGCGCTGAAAAGGAAATCCGCATCCCCATCGGCACGGGCATCGCGGGCTACGTGGCGCAGACCGGGCAGGTGGTGAACATCCCCGATTGCTACGCCGATCCGCGCTTCAACCGGCAGGTCGACATCGCCACCGGCTATCACACGCGCAACCTGCTCTGCGCACCCATGCGCGATGCCGAGGGCGAGATCGTCGGCGTGATTCAGGCGCTCAACAAGCGCGACGGCCCGTTCACGAGCGAGGACGAGGAGCTGGTGCTGGTGCTCGGCGGCCAGGCGGCAGCGGCGCTCGAGAACGCCATGCTCCACGAGGAGATCCAGCGGCTCTTCGAAGGCTTCGTGAGCGCGTCGGTCGTGGCCATCGAGAGCCGCGACCCGACCACGGCCGGCCACTCCGGTCGCGTGGCTTCACTCACCGTGAACCTGGCGCACGCGCTCGAGCGCGGCGGCGTGGGGCAGTACGCGAACACCCGCTTCACGAGCACGGAGATCCACGAGATCCGCTACGCGTCGCTGTTGCACGACTTCGGCAAGGTCGGCGTGCGCGAGCCGGTGCTGGTGAAAGCCAACAAGCTCTTCCCGCACGAGCTCGACATCCTCGAGTCGCGGTTCGAGGTCATCGGCCGCACGCTCGAGGCCGAGAGCTACAAGAAGCGGCTCGATCTGGTCCGTGCGCGCTCGCTGAAGGAAGCGGAGCAAGCGCTGGTCGACGAAGAGCAGAACCTCGCCAAGCAGCTCGCCGAGCTGGAGCAGATGCTCGCGTTCGTGCGCGAGTGCAACCGCCCCACGGTGCTCGCGCAGGGCGGCTTCGAGAGGCTCGCTGACATCCGCAAGCGCACCATCAAATCGCGCGCCGGCGCGGAGGTGGCCTACCTCTCCGAAGGCGAGATCACGCGCCTCTCGATACCGCGCGGCTCGCTCACCGAGGACGAGCGAAAAGAAATCGAAAGCCACGTGGTGCACACGTTCCGGTTCCTGCAGCAGATCCCCTGGACGCGCGCGCTGCGCCGCGTTCCGGAGATCGCCGCCGCGCACCACGAGAAGCTCGACGGCACCGGCTACCCGAGCGCGCTCCCCGAGCAGAAGATCCCCGTGCAGAGCCGCATGATGGCCATCAGCGACATCTACGACGCGCTCACCGCGAGCGACCGTCCGTACAAGAAGGCCATCCCGCACGAGAAGGCGCTCGACATCCTCAACATGGAAGCCAAGGGCAAGAAGATCGACAGCGAGCTCCTCGGCATCTTCATCGAGGCCGAGGTGCCCAAGAAGGCGCTCACCAAGACCTGA